One part of the Alistipes onderdonkii genome encodes these proteins:
- a CDS encoding alkaline phosphatase codes for MKKILKSWLLFAALCTCATAVAERPILIHSHNDYCRRAPFWQAYAQQVYSIEADVFLHGGKLLVGHEVEDLSPGMTFEALYVEPLVTLFGRNGGRAWKDSGEHLQLMVELKSATEPTLQAVAALLGRYPEVFDPAVNPEAVRIVVTGRVPAPADFGKYPSYIRFDGVWDADYTPAQLERIALISADFSNYSQWNGKGSIIPAERAELETVIDRAHAWGKPVRFWGAPEGTTVYYTFYDMGIDYLNTDHPEVCAAFFDDFGNKNFQIGERRTAAEGVTGTKRLDKTTRDFRGFQNDKLQLSKGIDVYTPTYRNDGGRGRVRNVIYLIGDGMGLSQIVAAFYANKGLSTLQMKYIGLQQNNALDAFTTDSAAGGSALATGERHDNRHISMSPEGVPYPSLSDFFHDRGLPVGVVTLGNIADATPTAFYGHSVERDNADELTRCLMDGRIDLLCGSGIREFTRRKDGIDLVGELEKQYDFVRSVDGIDAAKGKVICIDEAMDDAAEEANLTLLADATRASIAKLQERGGEGFFLMVEGAKIDYAGHSRCLPGSVIETLSFDLAVAEALKFADTNGETLVIVTADHETGGLVVVDGDEHTGRVTGVYVSDDHTPAMLPVFAYGPGADKFCGTYMNTEIARRIKSLIK; via the coding sequence ATGAAAAAGATACTCAAAAGCTGGCTGCTGTTCGCAGCACTGTGCACCTGCGCCACGGCTGTGGCCGAGCGCCCCATCCTGATCCATTCGCACAACGATTATTGCCGCCGTGCCCCTTTCTGGCAGGCGTACGCCCAGCAGGTCTATTCCATCGAGGCCGACGTGTTCCTGCACGGCGGCAAGCTGCTCGTGGGGCACGAGGTCGAAGACCTTTCGCCCGGGATGACCTTCGAGGCGCTCTACGTCGAACCGCTGGTGACGCTCTTCGGGCGTAACGGCGGGCGTGCATGGAAGGATTCCGGCGAACACCTTCAACTGATGGTCGAGCTCAAGTCTGCTACCGAACCGACTTTACAGGCCGTTGCGGCATTGCTGGGCCGCTATCCCGAGGTGTTCGACCCGGCGGTGAACCCCGAGGCCGTGCGGATCGTCGTCACGGGGCGTGTCCCGGCACCGGCCGATTTCGGCAAATATCCCTCCTATATCCGTTTCGACGGGGTGTGGGATGCCGACTATACGCCCGCGCAACTGGAGCGCATCGCCCTGATAAGCGCCGATTTCAGCAACTATTCGCAGTGGAACGGCAAGGGCTCGATCATCCCGGCCGAGCGTGCGGAACTGGAGACGGTCATCGACCGCGCACATGCCTGGGGAAAACCCGTGCGTTTCTGGGGCGCCCCCGAAGGGACGACGGTTTACTATACCTTTTATGATATGGGTATCGACTACCTCAATACCGACCATCCCGAGGTGTGCGCCGCGTTCTTCGATGATTTCGGCAACAAGAATTTCCAGATCGGCGAGCGCCGCACGGCCGCCGAAGGCGTGACGGGCACCAAGCGCCTGGACAAGACCACGCGCGATTTCCGGGGCTTCCAGAACGACAAGCTGCAACTCTCCAAGGGCATCGACGTCTACACCCCGACTTACCGCAACGACGGGGGCCGGGGACGGGTTCGCAACGTGATCTACCTGATCGGCGACGGCATGGGGCTGTCGCAGATCGTGGCGGCTTTCTATGCCAACAAGGGGCTGTCGACCCTGCAGATGAAATATATCGGCCTGCAACAGAACAATGCGCTGGATGCCTTCACGACCGACTCGGCTGCCGGCGGCAGCGCCCTGGCCACGGGCGAACGCCACGATAACCGCCATATCTCGATGAGCCCGGAGGGCGTGCCCTATCCCTCGCTGAGCGATTTCTTCCACGACAGGGGGCTGCCCGTGGGCGTCGTGACGCTGGGTAACATTGCCGATGCCACGCCGACGGCCTTCTACGGGCATTCGGTCGAGCGCGACAATGCCGACGAGCTGACCCGCTGCCTCATGGACGGGCGCATCGACCTGCTCTGCGGCAGCGGCATCCGTGAATTTACGCGCCGCAAGGACGGGATCGACCTGGTCGGGGAGCTGGAGAAACAATACGATTTCGTGCGTTCAGTCGATGGGATCGATGCCGCGAAGGGCAAGGTCATCTGCATCGACGAGGCGATGGACGATGCGGCCGAGGAGGCCAACCTGACACTGCTGGCCGATGCCACGCGCGCTTCGATCGCCAAATTGCAGGAACGCGGCGGCGAAGGGTTTTTCCTGATGGTCGAGGGCGCCAAGATCGACTATGCGGGGCACTCGCGCTGCCTGCCCGGTTCGGTCATCGAGACACTGAGCTTCGACCTGGCCGTTGCCGAGGCGCTGAAATTCGCCGACACGAACGGCGAGACGCTCGTCATCGTCACGGCCGACCATGAAACCGGCGGCCTGGTGGTGGTCGACGGCGACGAGCATACGGGGCGTGTGACGGGCGTCTATGTTTCCGACGACCATACGCCCGCCATGCTTCCGGTATTCGCCTACGGCCCGGGCGCCGACAAGTTCTGCGGCACCTACATGAATACCGAGATTGCACGCAGGATAAAATCACTGATAAAATAA